AAGATGTTGTGACCACCGGTGGTTCTTCCATGAAAGCCATTGAGCGTGCTCAAGCTGAAGGGTTGGAAGTCCTTGGCGTGGTGACTCTCGTTGATCGTGAAGAGGGTGGCCGAGAGTTTTTTGACGAAAACAACGTACCGTTTTACGCGATTTTCACCAAATCTCAGGTTGCCGGCTAATCCGCGCGCACATATGTTGTTCAAAGAGGTCCTGAAGTTCAGGGCCTCTTTGCCTTTATAGCAGCCGGGGTGGCTTTTCAACGACGCAAGCCGAAAATGCGCTTTCCGCCTTGCTTACAAAGTTCAAGGGATTAAAAATTTTGGTCGCCTGTCATGGGCTTCACAGGCTGTTTTTCAACAGCCTGATAGAGATGGACAACCATTTCTCTGCTGGCTTCGTCGCGCCGACAATGGTACAAATGACAGAATTGATTGGTACGATCACCTGGCTGAAAAACGTTTGCCGCTTCGCCTTAAGCAAAATGAAGCGGAGTGTTGATACGATAAAGGTTGTCTATGTTGCGACTTCGTTTCATCTCATTGATGTTGCTTCTGCTTGTCATGATCCCGGTACTGGGCTGGGCCGACTCCAGTCTGGAGGGCAACGGTCTTCCCGGCCAACAACCGCGCATATTGCCCGCATTTGATCACATCCTTATTCAGGGGGGCTTCACCCTCAAAGTCAAAGTTTCAGGACACAGTCGTTGTACCGTCAGTGGCGATGAAAACCTGCTTGATCAGGTCGTGACCCAGGTGGACGGTGGGGAGTTACTGATTGCACCGAAAACGGCTTTGCAGTTTAAACAACCTATGGAGATTTCACTTGAGGTCGCTGAATTGACCGGC
This is a stretch of genomic DNA from uncultured Desulfuromonas sp.. It encodes these proteins:
- a CDS encoding DUF2807 domain-containing protein translates to MLRLRFISLMLLLLVMIPVLGWADSSLEGNGLPGQQPRILPAFDHILIQGGFTLKVKVSGHSRCTVSGDENLLDQVVTQVDGGELLIAPKTALQFKQPMEISLEVAELTGVTADGAHRIEIDDVLCPVFVLTLDGACSVRLSGFASLLEAELSGVSTLEAQDLEACEATISAHGTAVAKVQVKKSLGVHATGIAEILYRGEPELTEVNLTGRARVASME